In Solobacterium moorei, a single genomic region encodes these proteins:
- the tig gene encoding trigger factor gives MSNWTLKEKSVGDLTVKIEGKEWADAVKKAFNKIAKNVSINGFRKGQAPKALIEKRVSDNERFITAVDDNANVWMRTALEAEKLVPISQPQLDIKAVDANGVELVFTFAVMPEVKLGDYKGLEYNLDEVAVSDEEVDAELNRMREQYAEVQTKDGAAAEGDTVNIDYEGFKDDVAFDGGKGTNYDLVLGSHSFIPGFEEKLVGVKAGEEKDLNLTFPENYHAKDLKGAAVVFKVKVNEVKTKVLPEVNDEFAKDVNAAGVETVADLKNMIRTRIEDGKKSQAENKADTALMDKLVENAEIDLPEVLVEEEVNNQIQQLAQQISQYGMNFNQYLSMMGKKIGDVRAEYTDNATKTAKLRLILEEIAKVEALEPTEEDLENEYNNIAAQYNMSVDQVKTYISVDMLKRDVRNEKAYAFVKENAAGGKKPAKKPAKKTTKKADKAEATEEKPVKKTTRKKKSEVEETAK, from the coding sequence ATGTCAAATTGGACACTCAAAGAAAAATCAGTTGGAGATTTAACAGTTAAAATTGAAGGTAAAGAATGGGCAGATGCTGTAAAGAAGGCATTCAATAAGATTGCTAAGAATGTATCTATCAATGGCTTCCGTAAGGGACAGGCACCTAAGGCTTTAATCGAAAAGCGAGTTTCTGATAACGAAAGATTCATCACAGCTGTAGATGATAATGCAAATGTATGGATGCGCACAGCTTTAGAAGCTGAAAAATTAGTACCTATTAGTCAACCACAGTTGGATATTAAGGCAGTCGATGCAAATGGTGTTGAATTAGTATTTACATTTGCAGTTATGCCTGAAGTGAAGTTAGGTGATTATAAGGGATTAGAATACAATCTTGATGAAGTTGCTGTAAGTGATGAAGAAGTCGATGCTGAATTAAACCGTATGCGTGAACAGTATGCAGAAGTTCAGACTAAGGATGGTGCTGCTGCTGAAGGCGATACAGTGAATATTGACTACGAAGGATTCAAGGATGACGTGGCATTCGATGGTGGTAAGGGCACTAACTATGACTTAGTATTAGGTTCCCATTCCTTCATCCCTGGCTTTGAAGAGAAGTTGGTTGGTGTTAAGGCTGGCGAAGAGAAGGATTTAAACCTAACATTCCCAGAAAACTATCATGCTAAAGATTTGAAAGGTGCTGCAGTTGTATTCAAGGTTAAGGTTAACGAGGTTAAGACTAAGGTATTACCTGAAGTTAACGATGAATTTGCGAAGGATGTTAACGCTGCTGGTGTTGAAACAGTTGCTGACTTAAAGAACATGATTCGTACACGTATCGAAGATGGAAAGAAGTCTCAGGCTGAAAACAAGGCTGATACAGCATTGATGGATAAGTTAGTTGAAAATGCTGAGATCGACTTACCAGAAGTACTTGTTGAAGAAGAAGTTAACAACCAAATTCAACAGTTAGCACAACAAATTTCTCAGTATGGTATGAATTTCAACCAGTATTTATCCATGATGGGCAAGAAGATTGGAGATGTTCGTGCAGAATATACTGATAACGCAACTAAGACTGCTAAGTTAAGATTGATTCTTGAAGAGATTGCTAAGGTTGAAGCTTTAGAGCCAACTGAAGAAGATCTTGAAAATGAATACAACAACATCGCTGCACAGTATAATATGTCAGTTGATCAAGTGAAAACATATATCAGTGTAGATATGCTAAAGCGTGATGTACGTAACGAAAAGGCTTATGCATTTGTTAAGGAAAATGCTGCTGGTGGTAAGAAGCCTGCAAAGAAGCCTGCCAAGAAGACAACAAAGAAGGCAGATAAGGCTGAAGCTACAGAAGAAAAGCCAGTTAAGAAGACAACACGTAAAAAGAAGAGCGAAGTAGAAGAAACTGCTAAGTAA
- the uvrC gene encoding excinuclease ABC subunit UvrC: MDKEYIKAKLKNLPNEPGSYQMKDKNGEIIYVGKAKNLHNRVNQYFVGAHDFKTTKMVSNIDDFDFIVTRSEKEALVLEINLIKKYRPKYNIQFIDDSSYPYIKLTKEKYPRLLIARDTKKDKKAKYFGPFPDATAARTTLKLLQSLYPFRRCTHLEPKVCLYYHMHQCIGPCEFDIDPKVYDEMSDKVVRFMNGDTKDVEAELQTKMLEASQALEFEKAQEYKEMLESIRHVVNDKQNIEKDNRGSRDVFAWYTKKGYLAITGFLVREGTILNKEFRLRPLYGEAEEEFTSFLVQYYQDHPSARELVLPMELDVTALQDVLDMPIFQPQKGYKVKLLDMCIENAKKQLDLKFNAVARQDTLTEQAVAQLCDIAKHPMNRVELFDNSHISGAFTVASCVVYEDGYPDRKSYRLYKLHTGNSDVDSMKEVIYRRYFRMLNEGTRMPDGIIVDGGRTQIDAAKEILDSLDLSDTIKLMGLVKDDKHSTNALMDANGDIFDIDKDSGLFFLLTRMQDEVHRVAITYHRKLRAKAQTKSVLDEITGVGPKRKKLLLKEFGNFTNLKAATVEDIAKIIPSEVAQAVYDALHQTYENTDV, translated from the coding sequence ATGGATAAAGAGTATATCAAAGCAAAACTAAAGAACTTACCAAATGAACCGGGCAGTTATCAGATGAAGGATAAAAACGGAGAAATTATCTACGTTGGTAAGGCAAAGAATCTACATAATCGTGTGAACCAATACTTTGTTGGTGCGCACGATTTTAAGACGACCAAAATGGTAAGCAATATTGATGACTTCGATTTTATCGTTACAAGAAGCGAAAAAGAGGCTTTGGTATTAGAAATTAACTTAATTAAGAAGTATCGTCCAAAGTATAATATTCAATTTATTGATGATTCATCTTATCCATATATTAAGCTGACAAAAGAAAAGTATCCACGCTTACTAATAGCACGAGATACGAAGAAAGATAAGAAGGCAAAATACTTTGGACCATTCCCAGATGCGACTGCTGCTAGAACAACTCTAAAACTCCTACAGTCACTCTATCCATTTAGACGCTGCACACACTTAGAGCCAAAGGTATGTCTGTACTATCACATGCATCAATGTATTGGTCCGTGTGAATTTGATATTGATCCAAAGGTCTATGATGAGATGAGCGATAAAGTTGTACGCTTCATGAATGGTGATACCAAAGATGTAGAAGCAGAGCTACAAACAAAGATGCTAGAAGCTAGCCAAGCACTTGAGTTTGAAAAAGCACAAGAATATAAAGAGATGCTAGAGTCGATACGCCATGTGGTAAATGATAAGCAGAATATTGAAAAAGATAATCGTGGTTCACGCGATGTATTTGCATGGTATACAAAGAAGGGATATCTTGCAATTACTGGTTTCTTAGTACGTGAGGGAACAATCCTGAATAAAGAGTTCCGGTTAAGACCACTTTATGGTGAAGCGGAAGAGGAATTTACATCTTTCTTAGTACAGTACTACCAAGATCATCCATCTGCACGTGAACTTGTGTTGCCGATGGAATTAGACGTTACGGCGTTACAAGATGTATTAGATATGCCTATCTTCCAACCACAAAAAGGGTATAAAGTAAAACTTTTGGATATGTGTATTGAAAATGCTAAGAAACAATTAGACTTGAAGTTTAATGCGGTCGCAAGACAAGATACGTTAACAGAGCAGGCTGTAGCACAGCTTTGTGACATTGCGAAACATCCAATGAATCGCGTTGAACTATTTGATAACTCTCATATTAGTGGAGCCTTTACAGTTGCATCATGTGTTGTATACGAAGATGGTTATCCGGATCGTAAGAGCTATCGATTATATAAGCTACATACAGGTAATTCTGATGTAGATTCGATGAAAGAAGTTATCTATCGTCGTTACTTCCGTATGCTAAACGAAGGTACACGTATGCCTGATGGCATTATCGTCGATGGCGGTAGAACACAGATTGATGCCGCCAAGGAAATTCTAGATTCCCTTGATTTATCAGATACGATCAAACTGATGGGTTTGGTGAAGGATGATAAGCATAGTACCAATGCGTTGATGGATGCGAATGGAGATATCTTTGATATTGATAAGGATTCTGGTCTATTCTTCTTATTAACACGAATGCAGGATGAAGTGCATCGTGTTGCGATTACATATCATAGAAAGCTTCGTGCAAAGGCACAGACAAAATCTGTTTTGGATGAGATTACTGGTGTTGGTCCTAAGCGTAAGAAGTTATTACTGAAAGAGTTCGGTAATTTTACAAATCTGAAAGCCGCAACAGTAGAAGATATCGCAAAAATAATACCTTCAGAAGTAGCACAAGCAGTATATGATGCATTACATCAAACATATGAAAATACCGATGTCTGA
- the murG gene encoding undecaprenyldiphospho-muramoylpentapeptide beta-N-acetylglucosaminyltransferase → MKIMIATGGTGGHINPALDLAHILKQRNPENEVIFVGSDNRMEATVIPDAGYKFYGLHITTSAGSLFSKVTYATSLIKAYFESKQILKQEKPDICIGFGNYISVPLILAAHHIGIKTMLHEQNSFAGKANKFLSHFADAVVGCYESNKAQMAKANVRILGNPSASVVKDTVFNPKVIERIGLSKDIPFVVFMMGSLGSSSVSKVIDAAIPLFNHDFQVMIVSGKANSYQFQNSESVNVKFVPYIDGKQALKGCRLAVTRAGATTISEICALPTAAVLIPSPFVANNHQVYNAKELADKDAAIMIEENELSPQLLATTVNTLVHDQRRCNKLKENAHKLAKADAANQMIDWIEEVLHG, encoded by the coding sequence ATGAAGATTATGATAGCGACAGGGGGGACAGGTGGTCACATCAACCCTGCACTAGATTTAGCACATATATTGAAACAGCGTAATCCAGAAAATGAAGTTATTTTCGTGGGTTCTGATAACCGTATGGAAGCCACTGTAATTCCGGATGCTGGCTATAAATTCTATGGCTTGCATATTACAACATCAGCAGGTTCTCTCTTTTCAAAAGTGACATATGCGACTTCTTTGATAAAGGCATATTTTGAATCAAAACAAATCTTAAAACAAGAAAAACCAGATATCTGTATTGGTTTTGGAAATTATATTAGTGTACCGTTAATTCTTGCGGCACATCATATTGGTATCAAAACGATGTTACATGAACAGAATAGTTTTGCTGGAAAAGCAAATAAATTTTTGAGTCATTTTGCAGATGCGGTCGTTGGATGTTATGAAAGCAATAAAGCACAGATGGCAAAAGCAAATGTACGTATTTTAGGCAATCCATCCGCATCTGTTGTAAAAGATACAGTATTTAATCCAAAAGTGATTGAAAGGATTGGATTATCCAAAGATATTCCATTTGTTGTATTTATGATGGGATCGTTAGGATCGTCATCTGTTTCTAAGGTTATCGATGCAGCAATTCCGCTCTTTAATCACGACTTTCAGGTTATGATTGTTAGTGGAAAAGCGAATTCCTATCAGTTTCAAAATAGCGAATCCGTAAATGTTAAGTTTGTGCCATATATTGATGGCAAACAAGCACTAAAAGGATGCAGACTTGCAGTTACACGTGCAGGTGCCACAACAATCTCGGAAATTTGTGCTTTACCTACAGCTGCAGTGTTGATTCCTAGTCCATTTGTTGCCAATAACCATCAGGTTTATAACGCAAAGGAACTAGCTGATAAAGATGCGGCAATTATGATTGAGGAAAATGAGTTGAGTCCACAATTACTGGCTACAACTGTAAATACGCTTGTTCATGATCAACGAAGATGTAACAAGTTAAAAGAAAATGCACATAAGCTTGCGAAAGCTGATGCGGCAAATCAGATGATTGATTGGATCGAGGAGGTATTACATGGATAA
- a CDS encoding YfcE family phosphodiesterase — MSKDIILVSDSHRQTECLKQIRKMYPNAYAYLHAGDSELPRQLTEGYACVQGNCDYYGDYESEVVFEVEGHRILLVHGHHDIGYGSLFGLVRHARERGCDIVCFGHTHVPYDEQFEDIHLFNPGSLSYNRDGSKPSYMILHFDGQQVSAELKRYKM; from the coding sequence ATGTCAAAAGATATTATATTGGTCAGTGACTCTCATAGACAAACTGAATGTTTAAAACAGATTCGCAAAATGTATCCAAATGCGTATGCCTACCTACATGCGGGTGATAGTGAACTACCTAGGCAGTTAACAGAAGGCTATGCCTGTGTACAAGGTAACTGCGATTACTATGGAGATTATGAGTCTGAAGTGGTATTTGAAGTAGAGGGACATCGCATTCTATTGGTGCATGGTCATCATGACATTGGTTATGGTTCATTGTTTGGCCTAGTACGCCATGCAAGAGAGCGTGGTTGTGATATTGTGTGCTTTGGGCATACACATGTTCCATATGATGAGCAGTTTGAAGACATACACTTATTTAATCCAGGTTCACTCAGTTATAATCGTGACGGTTCTAAGCCATCGTATATGATTTTACATTTTGATGGACAACAAGTATCTGCAGAATTAAAACGATACAAAATGTAA
- a CDS encoding DUF3196 family protein has product MTNYYDEILTEIEDLIQQAKYGDANFLVQKELNMPYIPVDVEQKLKSFKRELNYRLSDEKEIREDSLDSLLRKLKGKPKSQLAAASVLVTRNLRDCLVEIKDYLSKDPCPEAAALLIEGLAEQEISDEFTLIKNGVEYTFWSDDIVPVHKSEGFLKAQSYLKDWLENNHPDFYEMARTLLIHEVYVFLPLSYDVDEAEDLALAMLKQVSDMMDEGEIYQKVSNQLAYAKTLH; this is encoded by the coding sequence ATGACAAATTATTACGATGAAATTCTTACAGAGATAGAAGATTTAATTCAACAAGCTAAATATGGTGATGCGAATTTTTTGGTTCAAAAAGAATTAAATATGCCATATATTCCTGTTGATGTAGAACAAAAATTAAAGAGTTTTAAAAGAGAATTGAATTATCGCCTGAGCGATGAAAAAGAGATTCGAGAAGATAGTCTGGATTCCCTATTAAGAAAACTGAAAGGAAAGCCAAAGTCACAGCTAGCGGCTGCGAGTGTATTGGTGACACGTAACTTAAGAGATTGTCTTGTTGAGATTAAAGATTATTTATCCAAAGATCCATGCCCTGAAGCAGCAGCGTTATTAATTGAAGGGTTGGCTGAACAAGAAATTTCTGATGAGTTTACATTAATTAAGAATGGTGTTGAATACACATTCTGGTCAGATGATATAGTTCCTGTACATAAAAGTGAAGGTTTCTTAAAAGCGCAATCTTATTTAAAGGACTGGTTAGAAAATAATCATCCTGACTTCTATGAAATGGCTAGAACATTATTGATTCACGAAGTATATGTATTCTTGCCACTATCTTATGATGTAGATGAAGCAGAGGATTTAGCACTGGCAATGTTAAAACAAGTATCTGATATGATGGATGAAGGTGAAATCTATCAAAAGGTCTCGAATCAACTCGCATATGCAAAAACATTGCATTGA
- the lon gene encoding endopeptidase La — protein MSENVNVRVPVVCTRGIVVFPGHDVMIEVGRPKSINAVNEAGASYDSMVWLVCQNDIMVDNPAEGDLYTVGTIAKIKVIRKKEGFMRVTFTGMRRAKLAKLYDNKELMYADVIPLTDSYGDKSEEYALVKKVVDKLEGMAQVAAVFPPEVVQQLSLGVNAETLGDQFGQYFSLFDQATRQRLLETTNVNDRLLLIVEELEKQQRYSELETVINDRVKDRIDDSQKEYYLREKLKAIKEELGDVSNMTDDVADLREKIEKNPYPEHVKIKAREELRKYEMLPPGSGEASVSRNYLDWLLTVPWWQTTEDIEDLKAVRNVLDEDHYGLDKIKDRIMEYLAVKQMTQSLNSPILCLVGPPGVGKTSLAKSIARALDRKFVKMSVGGVRDEAEIRGHRRTYLGSMPGRIIQGMKRAEVLNPVFLIDELDKMGADYKGDPSDAMLEVLDPEQNAVFSDHYLEEPYDLSKVMFIATANYLENIPSPLRDRLEIIDLSSYTELEKVSIAKDYLVPKQLKNNGLKPAQFKLKDAEILYLIRHYTREAGVRQLERIIASLCRKTVLAILRDKKKSITVTKKQIGEWLGKIIFEYGNKEKKNQIGCVTGLAYTQFGGDVLQIEVNHFEGKGRLVITGQLGDVMKESASIALDYVKAHAKELNIDPKFFDTNDIHIHVPEGAVPKDGPSAGVTLTTAIVSALTDTPVYRDIAMTGEVTLRGNVLPIGGLREKSLAAHRVGIKKVLIPKNNVRDLDDVPETVKKAITFIPVETVSQVLKEALVH, from the coding sequence ATGAGCGAAAATGTGAATGTTCGTGTACCTGTCGTATGTACCAGAGGAATTGTTGTATTTCCTGGACATGATGTAATGATTGAAGTAGGAAGACCAAAATCAATCAATGCCGTGAATGAGGCAGGTGCCTCGTACGACAGTATGGTTTGGCTTGTTTGTCAGAATGATATTATGGTAGACAATCCAGCAGAGGGTGATTTATATACAGTCGGAACAATTGCGAAAATCAAAGTTATACGTAAGAAGGAAGGTTTCATGCGTGTAACTTTTACTGGCATGCGTCGTGCAAAGTTAGCAAAACTTTACGATAATAAAGAGCTAATGTATGCAGATGTCATTCCATTAACCGATTCTTATGGTGATAAAAGCGAAGAATACGCATTGGTGAAAAAGGTGGTAGATAAGCTTGAAGGAATGGCTCAGGTTGCGGCAGTATTCCCGCCAGAGGTTGTACAACAGTTATCTCTTGGTGTTAATGCGGAAACATTGGGTGACCAATTCGGTCAGTACTTTAGTTTATTTGATCAGGCAACTCGTCAGCGTTTATTAGAAACAACAAACGTCAATGATCGTTTATTGCTGATTGTTGAAGAGTTGGAAAAACAACAACGCTATTCCGAACTTGAGACAGTCATCAATGATCGTGTCAAAGATCGTATTGATGATAGTCAAAAGGAATACTACCTACGTGAAAAGTTAAAGGCAATCAAAGAAGAACTTGGTGATGTGTCTAATATGACAGATGATGTCGCTGATTTACGTGAGAAGATTGAAAAGAATCCATATCCAGAACATGTAAAAATAAAAGCACGTGAAGAGTTACGTAAGTATGAGATGTTGCCTCCAGGAAGTGGAGAAGCAAGTGTTTCTCGGAACTATTTAGATTGGCTGTTAACGGTTCCTTGGTGGCAAACAACAGAAGATATTGAAGATTTAAAGGCAGTACGTAATGTTCTTGATGAGGATCATTATGGTCTAGACAAGATCAAGGATCGTATTATGGAGTATTTAGCTGTGAAGCAGATGACACAATCTCTCAACAGTCCAATTTTATGCTTAGTAGGTCCTCCAGGTGTAGGTAAGACTTCTTTAGCGAAGTCTATTGCTCGTGCATTAGATCGTAAATTTGTGAAGATGTCTGTTGGTGGTGTGCGTGATGAAGCTGAAATTCGAGGACATCGTCGTACCTACCTTGGCTCTATGCCGGGTCGTATCATCCAAGGTATGAAACGTGCTGAGGTATTAAACCCAGTATTCTTAATCGATGAATTAGATAAGATGGGTGCTGATTACAAGGGAGATCCAAGTGATGCAATGCTTGAAGTTTTAGACCCAGAACAGAATGCTGTATTCTCAGACCATTATCTTGAAGAACCATATGATTTATCTAAGGTTATGTTTATCGCAACAGCGAACTACTTAGAAAATATTCCTAGTCCTTTGCGTGATCGTTTAGAGATTATTGATTTGTCTTCTTATACAGAACTCGAGAAGGTAAGTATTGCCAAAGATTATTTGGTGCCTAAGCAACTTAAGAACAATGGTTTAAAGCCTGCGCAGTTTAAGCTAAAGGATGCGGAGATTCTGTACTTGATTCGTCATTACACACGCGAAGCAGGTGTACGTCAATTAGAGAGAATCATTGCTTCATTATGCCGTAAGACTGTTCTAGCAATTCTACGTGATAAGAAGAAATCTATCACAGTTACTAAGAAACAAATTGGTGAGTGGTTAGGTAAGATCATCTTTGAATATGGTAATAAAGAAAAGAAAAATCAGATTGGTTGTGTAACTGGTCTTGCGTATACGCAATTTGGTGGTGACGTGCTTCAGATTGAAGTCAATCATTTCGAAGGTAAGGGTAGACTTGTCATCACTGGTCAGTTAGGTGATGTTATGAAGGAAAGTGCATCCATTGCGCTTGACTATGTGAAGGCTCACGCGAAAGAATTAAACATCGATCCCAAATTCTTTGATACAAACGATATTCATATTCACGTGCCAGAGGGTGCTGTTCCAAAGGATGGACCTTCAGCCGGTGTTACACTAACAACCGCAATTGTTTCTGCTTTAACAGATACACCAGTTTATCGTGATATTGCGATGACAGGTGAAGTGACACTGCGTGGTAATGTATTACCAATTGGTGGCTTAAGAGAAAAGTCTTTAGCTGCACACCGTGTTGGTATTAAGAAAGTCTTGATTCCTAAGAATAACGTTCGTGACTTAGATGATGTACCAGAAACAGTGAAGAAGGCTATTACATTTATTCCTGTTGAAACTGTTTCACAAGTACTTAAGGAAGCGCTGGTACACTAA
- the yihA gene encoding ribosome biogenesis GTP-binding protein YihA/YsxC yields MQYHDAFLLKTAALETQWPMSDLPEIIFVGRSNAGKSTLINGLVNRKNLAYSGKTPGKTRLLNFFSVDNKVVFTDAPGYGYATSDRQSALAFAKLIDPYFAKRNQLKAMIIVLDARRVPSNDDIQMVEYGKESHLAIFAVCTKIDKLSRSQMLQNLKKISMTLGIQENALIPVNSEKKQGLEVVWEKIDQLIVQ; encoded by the coding sequence ATGCAGTACCATGATGCCTTCCTGCTAAAGACAGCAGCACTAGAGACACAGTGGCCTATGAGTGATTTACCTGAAATCATCTTTGTTGGAAGATCAAATGCAGGGAAAAGTACACTTATTAATGGCTTAGTGAATCGTAAAAACTTAGCATATTCTGGTAAGACGCCAGGTAAGACAAGACTTTTGAATTTCTTCTCTGTCGATAACAAGGTTGTATTTACGGATGCGCCTGGTTATGGTTATGCGACAAGTGACCGTCAAAGTGCTTTAGCATTCGCTAAGCTAATTGATCCATACTTTGCGAAAAGAAATCAGTTAAAAGCAATGATTATCGTATTAGATGCAAGAAGGGTTCCAAGCAATGACGATATTCAGATGGTTGAATACGGCAAAGAATCACATCTAGCAATCTTTGCGGTCTGCACAAAAATCGATAAATTATCCAGAAGTCAAATGTTACAGAATTTGAAGAAGATTTCTATGACCCTTGGAATTCAAGAGAATGCACTCATTCCGGTAAATTCTGAGAAAAAACAAGGCTTAGAAGTTGTTTGGGAAAAAATTGACCAGCTCATAGTGCAATAA
- a CDS encoding endonuclease MutS2, with the protein MSVIGSLELNVILEQVKKQCSFSLGIEYVDTIKPSFDPLVIRREHAYMKEALAMCVHEDRLPMAQIKDLRDILLNAKKGRTLTAQELIDEMFLIQGIQGMLNYFTSMNALAHEHLSDLYDTLIVHEKIAKEIGNCLNQYGEVMDKASPELKSIRSSLSRIDGEITTAANRFVASHSDSVVDSIVTMRNGRAVILVKASDKNMYGGLLHGDSASKQASYIEPASLVGLNNRKMELIEKEKDEIHRILTMLSRSVTAIADEEISNIETCGILDAIFAKAQWGKLHDAVAAELTDQKEIEIIRAKHPLIDPKKVVANNYHLRDPKRILLITGPNTGGKTVSMKVIGLFVLMTYVGIPVTAESAVIPFFDNVFVDIGDDQSVVESLSSFSAHIKKQAEIIRSATENSLVLMDEVGSGTDPKEGESLAISILNYLRDVKATCVATTHYGRLKAYGKRHDDIMVASVQFDQEKLEPTYRFIEGLTGQSNAFEIAERYGLPKSIIKYASFLKEQAKSQEDVLIERLETQLNEATLKNDELNQKLAEVKTLQESLVKERNQLLREKDEWQKKAQAEVNQYIEEAQHKADEILAQMRSEQAKYHEVLNVRNQLKKIQPLEEVDDTNYDEITYHVGDAVELRSSNQVCEVIKIGRKEITVSLNGRTIHVKKNQIRPSSHVIPKTKTNTSVHIRSHNIYASMPLECNLIGMRVDEGIEKMKDYMDQAKIHGLKTFRIIHGDGTGKLRKAVHERLRSDKSVREFRLGMPQEGGTGATVVTLN; encoded by the coding sequence ATGAGTGTAATTGGTAGTCTAGAATTGAATGTGATATTAGAACAGGTGAAAAAACAATGTTCTTTTTCACTTGGCATTGAATACGTAGATACCATCAAACCATCTTTTGATCCTCTTGTGATACGTCGTGAACATGCATACATGAAGGAGGCACTTGCAATGTGTGTTCATGAAGATCGATTGCCAATGGCTCAAATTAAGGATTTAAGAGACATCTTATTAAACGCAAAAAAGGGTAGAACTTTAACCGCACAAGAATTAATTGATGAAATGTTTTTGATACAAGGCATTCAAGGAATGTTAAATTACTTTACATCTATGAATGCTTTAGCACATGAACATCTCAGTGATCTATACGATACGTTAATTGTTCATGAGAAAATCGCAAAAGAGATAGGTAATTGTTTAAATCAATATGGTGAAGTAATGGATAAAGCTTCGCCAGAGTTAAAGTCGATTCGTAGTAGTTTATCACGCATCGATGGGGAAATCACAACCGCTGCAAATCGATTTGTGGCAAGTCATTCAGATAGTGTGGTTGACTCTATTGTGACGATGCGAAATGGTCGTGCAGTTATCTTGGTGAAAGCATCAGATAAGAATATGTACGGTGGTTTACTGCATGGTGATAGCGCATCAAAACAAGCATCCTACATTGAGCCTGCATCACTAGTTGGTTTGAACAATCGCAAGATGGAACTCATTGAGAAAGAAAAGGATGAGATTCATCGTATCTTAACGATGCTATCAAGAAGTGTTACAGCGATTGCGGATGAAGAAATATCTAATATCGAAACATGCGGTATTTTAGATGCCATCTTTGCAAAAGCGCAATGGGGTAAGCTTCATGATGCTGTCGCGGCTGAACTCACAGACCAAAAGGAAATTGAAATTATACGTGCGAAGCATCCATTAATTGACCCAAAGAAGGTAGTAGCAAATAACTATCATCTACGTGATCCAAAACGTATTCTTTTAATTACAGGTCCAAATACAGGCGGTAAAACAGTATCCATGAAAGTCATTGGTTTATTTGTATTAATGACTTATGTAGGGATTCCTGTCACTGCAGAAAGTGCTGTAATTCCATTCTTTGATAATGTATTTGTGGATATTGGTGATGATCAATCTGTTGTGGAATCTTTATCGAGTTTTAGTGCGCATATCAAGAAACAAGCAGAAATCATCCGCAGTGCAACAGAAAATAGTTTGGTACTGATGGATGAAGTTGGCTCTGGTACAGATCCTAAAGAGGGAGAGAGTCTAGCAATTTCTATCTTGAATTATTTACGAGATGTAAAAGCCACCTGTGTAGCAACGACACACTATGGCCGTTTAAAGGCTTATGGCAAACGTCATGATGATATTATGGTTGCAAGCGTACAATTTGACCAAGAGAAACTAGAACCTACATACCGCTTTATTGAAGGATTAACGGGACAATCCAATGCGTTCGAGATTGCGGAAAGATATGGGTTGCCAAAATCAATTATTAAGTACGCTTCTTTCTTAAAAGAACAAGCAAAGTCTCAAGAAGATGTTTTAATTGAACGTTTGGAAACACAGCTAAATGAAGCAACTTTAAAAAATGATGAACTCAATCAAAAGCTTGCAGAAGTAAAGACATTACAGGAATCCCTTGTAAAAGAGCGTAATCAATTATTAAGAGAAAAAGATGAGTGGCAAAAGAAAGCACAAGCAGAAGTCAACCAATATATCGAAGAAGCACAACATAAGGCAGATGAAATTCTTGCGCAGATGCGTAGTGAACAAGCAAAATACCATGAAGTGCTCAATGTACGCAATCAGTTAAAGAAAATTCAACCACTCGAAGAAGTGGATGATACAAATTATGATGAGATTACTTATCATGTTGGTGATGCCGTAGAACTACGTTCCTCCAATCAAGTATGCGAAGTAATTAAGATTGGAAGAAAAGAAATTACTGTGAGCCTTAATGGTAGAACAATTCATGTAAAGAAAAATCAGATTCGTCCAAGTTCACACGTCATTCCAAAGACAAAGACAAATACATCTGTACATATACGTTCACATAACATCTATGCAAGCATGCCACTGGAATGTAATCTAATTGGTATGCGTGTAGATGAAGGGATTGAAAAGATGAAAGATTATATGGATCAAGCAAAGATTCATGGTCTTAAAACTTTCCGTATCATTCATGGTGATGGTACAGGTAAACTACGTAAGGCAGTACACGAGAGATTGCGTAGTGATAAGTCAGTTAGAGAATTTAGATTAGGAATGCCTCAAGAAGGTGGAACTGGTGCAACAGTAGTAACATTAAACTAA